Proteins encoded together in one Passer domesticus isolate bPasDom1 chromosome 6, bPasDom1.hap1, whole genome shotgun sequence window:
- the DTX4 gene encoding E3 ubiquitin-protein ligase DTX4, which yields MLLASAVVVWEWLNEHGRWRPYSPAVSHHIEAVARAGPRAGGSVVLGQADSRLAPYIIDLQSMHQFRQDTGTIRPVRRSYYDPSSAPGKGVVWEWENDSGTWTPYDMDVGITIQRAYEKQHPWVDLSAIGFCYVIDFATMGQINRQTQRKRRVRRRLDMVYPLVSGTLPKSQSWPASPGAAAAPPVPACTCPQCLLVMSVKAAAGPGTSTLQPRKAAPAPPAAPKPPVPAAGPKAPDGVAAARGSLKPLAAQGGRRQAASTPALSSAGASGSPPGVGSGKGARASLGTLNRSHLQRLAIAQSRVLIASGVPTVPVKNLTGSSPVNPALAGITGILMSAAGLPVCLTRPPKLVLHPPPVSKSEIQSIPGISHSCRKTTKKQAKKGKTPEEVLKKYLQKVRHPPDEDCTICMERLSAPSGYKGPQPAVKPDLVGKLVKCSHVFHLHCLVAMYNNGNKDGSLQCPTCKTIYGVKTGTQPPGKMEYHIIPHALPGHADCKTIRIIYNIPPGVQGPEHPNPGKSFTARGFPRHCYLPDSEKGRKVLKLLLVAWDRRLIFAIGTSSTTGESDTVIWNEIHHKTEFGSNLTGHGYPDINYLDNVLAELAAQGITEESLAQEKD from the exons ATGCTGCTGGCCTCGGCCGTGGTGGTGTGGGAATGGCTGAACGAGCACGGGCGCTGGCGGCCCTACAGCCCGGCCGTCAGCCACCACATCGAGGCGGTGGCCCGCGCCGGGCCGCGGGCGGGCGGCAGCGTGGTGCTGGGCCAGGCCGACAGCCGCCTGGCGCCCTACATCATCGACCTGCAGTCCATGCACCAGTTCCGCCAGGACACCG GCACCATCCGGCCCGTCCGGCGCAGCTACTACGACCCGTCCTCGGCGCCGGGCAAGGGAGTCGTCTGGGAGTGGGAGAATGACAGCGGGACGTGGACGCCCTACGACATGGACGTGGGCATCACCATCCAGCGCGCCTATGAGAAGCAGCACCCCTGGGTGGACCTGAGCGCCATCGGCTTCTGCTACGTCATCGACTTCGCCACCATGGGCCAGATCAACCGGCAGACCCAGCGCAAGCGCCGCGTCCGCCGCCGCCTCGACATGGTCTACCCGCTGGTGTCGGGCACGCTGCCCAAGTCGCAGTCGTGGCCGGCCAgccccggggcggcggcggccccgccggTGCCCGCCTGCacgtgtccccagtgcctgctGGTCATGAGCGTCAaagccgccgccggccccggcaCGTCCACCCTGCAGCCCCGCAAAGCCGCCCCCGCGCCGCCGGCCGCCCCCAAGCCCCCGGTGCCCGCGGCGGGGCCGAAGGCGCCGGACGGCGTGGCCGCGGCGCGCGGCTCGCTGAAGCCGCTGGCCGCGCAGGGGGGCCGGCGGCAGGCGGCCAGCACGCCCGCCCTGAGCTCGGCCGGCGCCTCCGGCAGCCCCCCCGGCGTGGGCAGCGGCAAGGGCGCCCgggccagcctgggcaccctGAACCGCAGCCACCTGCAGCGCCTGGCCATCGCCCAGTCCCGCGTGCTCATCGCCTCCGG ggtccccactgtccctgtgAAGAACCTCACTGGCTCCAGCCCCGTCAACCCAGCACTGGCAG ggaTCACGGGGATCCTCATGAGCGCAGCCGGGCTGCCCGTGTGCCTGACCCGGCCCCCCAAGCTGGTGCTGCACCCCCCACCCGTCAGCAAGAGCGAGATCCAGTCCATCCCTGGCATCTCCCACTCCTGCCGCAAGACCACCAAGAAACAGGCCAAGAAGG GTAAAACCCCGGAGGAGGTGCTGAAGAAATACCTGCAGAAGGTGCGGCATCCGCCAGACGAG GACTGCACCATCTGCATGGAGCGCCTCTCTGCCCCCTCTGGCTACAAGGGGCCCCAGCCAGCCGTCAAGCCTGACCTCGTGGGGAAGCTGGTCAAGTGCAGCCACGTCTTCCACCTCCACTGCCTGGTGGCCATGTACAACAACGGCAACAAG GATGGAAGTCTGCAGTGCCCCACCTGCAAAACCATCTATGGGGTGAAGACAGGGACGCAGCCTCCCGGGAAGATGGAATATCACATCATCCCCCACGCGCTGCCCGGCCACGCCGACTGCAAAACCATCCGCATCATCTACAACATCCCCCCGGGGGTGCAG GGACCAGAGCATCCAAACCCTGGGAAGAGCTTCACGGCCCGTGGCTTCCCCCGGCACTGCTACCTGCCAGACAGCGAGAAGGGCAGGAAG GTACTGAAGTTGCTGCTGGTGGCCTGGGACCGGCGCCTGATCTTCGCCATCGGGACGTCCAGCACCACGGGCGAGTCGGACACGGTGATCTGGAACGAGATCCACCACAAGACAGAGTTCGGCTCCAACCTCACCGGCCACGGCTACCCCGACATCAACTACCTGGACAAtgtcctggctgagctggcagcccaGGGCATCACCGAGgagagcctggcacaggagaaGGACTGA
- the CNTF gene encoding ciliary neurotrophic factor, whose protein sequence is MAAAESPSAALRRRDLCSRGIRLAGKMRADVADLLDAYVEQQGLDASASVAAVEGVPLAAVERWDEQTGTQRLLENLAAYRAFRALLAQMLEEQREQLGEADAGLGRALAAVLLQVSAFAYHLEELLRLESRGIPGEEEEEEEEDGPPPPPRLSLFEQKLRGLGVLRELAQWAVRSVRDLRQLAKPSPATGAAPGLAESP, encoded by the exons ATGGCGGCCGCAGAGAGCCCCTCCGCTGCCCTCCGGCGCCGCGACCTCTGCAGCCGCGGCATCCGCCTGGCCGGCAAGATGCGCGCCGATGTCGCTGACCTCCTGGACGCCTAC GtggagcagcagggcctggacgCCTCGGCCAGCGTGGCGGCAGTGGAGGGGGTGCCGCTGGCGGCGGTGGAGCGCTGGGACGAGCAGACGGGCACCCAGCGGCTGCTGGAGAACCTGGCGGCCTACCGGGCCTTCcgcgccctgctggcccagatGCTGGAGGAGCAGCGGGAGCAGCTGGGCGAGGCCGACGCGGGCCTGGGCCGGGCGCTGGCGGCTGTCCTGCTCCAGGTCTCGGCCTTTGCCTACCACCTCGAGGAGCTGCTGCGGCTGGAGAGCCGCGGGATCCccggcgaggaggaggaggaggaggaggaggacgggccgccgcccccgccgcgcctCAGCCTCTTCGAGCAGAAGCTGCGGGGCCTGGGCGTGCTGCGGGAGCTGGCCCAGTGGGCCGTGAGGTCCGTGCGGGACCTGCGGCAGCTCGCCAAGCCCAGCCCGGCCACCGGCGCAGCCCCCGGCCTGGCCGAGAGCCCCTGA
- the ZFP91 gene encoding E3 ubiquitin-protein ligase ZFP91 yields MPAGTEQPGGAAAEPPPAPGPPPAADRPPTSGRRRPPPPAADQGEESGGSRVLRGGRERGRAASAAGGAAAAAASRRRKAEYPRRRRSSPGARPAAEQPAAETPPAGRKAPRAGCADKVAGKAPKEEKEEEEEEELSHGSAAGAARPSRSWRSSRATAAARQRDPDNSRASRSKAASLQLICKSEPNSDQLEYVVTDEHQSPDGVSDDDEEMLISEEEVPFKDDPRDETYKPHLEKEAPKQRRKASKGKEEKERQKEIKVEVKEENEFQEDEEPPRKRGRRRKDDKSPRLPKRRKKPPIQYVRCEMEGCGTVLAHPRYLQHHIKYQHLLKKKYVCPHPSCGRLFRLQKQLLRHAKHHTDQRDYICEYCARAFKSSHNLAVHRMIHTGEKPLQCEICGFTCRQKASLNWHMKKHDADSFYQFSCNICGKKFEKKDSVVAHKAKSHPEVLIAEALAANAGALITSTDILGTNPEAIVPPTDGQGLPLLPDPLGSAPPADCLLLSPEGMPKPYCGGAERVSLVADGKLFVGSGSSANPEGLVMNTEMLGASTEVLIEDSDSTGP; encoded by the exons atGCCGGCGGGCACCGAGCAGCCGGGGGGCGCCGCCGCCgagccgccgcccgccccgggaCCGCCGCCCGCCGCAGACAGGCCGCCGACCtcgggccgccgccgcccgccgccgcccgccgccgacCAGGGGGAGGAGTCCGGCGGCAGCCGGGTGCTGAGGGGCGGCCGGGAGCGCGGCCGCGCCGCTTCGGCCGCGGGGGgagctgccgccgccgccgcgtcCCGCCGCCGTAAGGCCGAGTATCCCCGACGCCGGcggagcagccccggggcgcGGCCCGCCGCCGAGCAGCCCGCCGCCGAGACGCCGCCCGCGGGCAGGAAGGCCCCCCGGGCCGG GTGCGCAGATAAAGTCGCAGGTAAAG CTCCCaaagaagagaaggaggaggaggaggaggaggagctcagccatggctctgccgcgggcgcggcgcggcccaGCCGCAGTTGGCGCAGCAGCCGCGCCACGGCCGCCGCTCGCCAGCGCGACCCCGACAACTCCCGCGCCTCCAGGTCGAAGGCTGCCTCCCTGCAGCTCATCTGCAAGTCCGAGCCCAACTCCGACCAGCTGGAGTACG TGGTCACAGACGAGCATCAGTCTCCAGATGGAGTCAG CGATGATGATGAGGAGATGCTCATCAGTGAGGAAGAAGTTCCCTTCAAAGATGATCCCAGAGATGAGACCTACAAGCCCCACCTAGAGAA GGAAGCACCAAAGCAAAGGAGAAAAGCTAGCaaggggaaggaggaaaaagaaaggcagaaagagATTAAAGTGGAAGTGAAAGAAGAGAATGAGTTTCAGGAGGACGAAGAACCACCAAGGAA gaggggaaggaggagaaaggaTGACAAGAGCCCAAGGCTGCCCAAGAGAAG GAAGAAGCCTCCGATCCAGTATGTCCGCTGTGAGATGGAAGGCTGCGGCACGGTCCTGGCTCACCCGCGGTACCTGCAG CATCACATCAAATATCAGCActtactgaagaaaaaatacGTGTGTCCTCATCCTTCCTGCGGTCGGCTCTTCCGGCTCCAGAAGCAGCTCCTGCGGCATGCCAAACATCACACAG ATCAAAGGGATTACATCTGCGAGTACTGCGCCCGGGCCTTCAAGAGCTCCCACAACTTGGCAGTGCACCGCATGATCCACACGGGCGAGAAGCCCTTGCA GTGTGAGATCTGCGGATTCACCTGCCGGCAGAAGGCTTCCCTCAACTGGCACATGAAGAAGCACGATGCAGACTCCTTCTACCAATTCTCCTGCAATATTTGTGGCAAGAAATTCGAGAAGAAGGACAGCGTCGTGGCCCACAAAGCCAAGAGTCACCCTGAAGTGCTCATTGCTGAAGCACTGGCTGCCAACGCGGGTGCCCTGATCACCAGCACCGATATCCTGGGCACTAATCCCGAGGCCATTGTGCCACCCACAGATGGCCAGGGCCTCCCGCTGCTCCCCGACCCCCTGGGCAGTGCTCCCCCAGCAGATTgcctgctgctgagcccagagggGATGCCAAAGCCCTACTGTGGCGGGGCAGAGCGAGTGAGCCTGGTGGCTGACGGCAAGCTCTTCGtgggcagcggcagcagcgcgAACCCGGAGGGGCTGGTCATGAACACAGAGATGCTGGGAGCCAGCACGGAGGTGCTCATTGAAGATTCAGACTCCACTGGACCCTAG